Part of the Denticeps clupeoides chromosome 3, fDenClu1.1, whole genome shotgun sequence genome, CTGCCCCACATCTGTCTTTCTTTCCCCAGACGCCCTCCACCATCTTTCTGGGACGAGGTCTGCTTTGATTGCAGGAGATCCTTTGTGCGATTTACTTGATGTTTTGATGAAGCCTGTTGGGGAAAATCCTGCGCCGCAGCTACGATGGCGCGTGCACACGCGGCCGAAGGGCTTAAATCGACCATTTAGCATCTCACATCCTGAGTGTTTTACGGATCAATCCTGCAATTTGCTCCTTGCACACTGCGTACACTGAGCTGCAAACCATTTGAACGGCCTGAACCACTTAGCCCTCGGAATATTATATCATCATAGTCCATATCGGCCGGTGTGGTTctgcagagagaggggggaaaaggaaaaaaaacaaaacaactgtTCTAGAGAGTTCCACAGAGACAAGGGCATCAGAAGGAAAATGGTGACATCTGGTGTTGGAACTCAGAAcatccaaattcaaattcctcacaaaatattaatatatcttCTCAAAGGCATTTAGTAGGTGCATATATTGAGGTGTATGTAGTTATGTTATGTAGTTTAAGAAGCaaagacctaaaaaaaaagcgtggacaaatgaataaaaaaatgcgtTCGCTTACATCTCTCGGACCTTCTCTGGGGAACCCTGCACCTGTCCCACCACCGTTCCTTGCCTGGTGTTCTTCACCCAGCCGCTCAGGCCGAGTTTCCTGCCCTCGTCCTCAGTGTACTGCACAGAACAGGCCGAACACAGAttgcatttgtcttttttttttttttacatttaaagcatttattatttttttacgtGCATGCAATTTGCTCCCTCACCATTCTGAAGCAGACTCCTGCAACgggagaaaaaaatgcaccTCAGTACTAGTTTCTATAGATTATTAATCTCGACTGTAATTTGAAAGAATAATTTGAaagaataattaattttttttcccactagTACATTTTTCCATAGACCAACGTGTTAAACCTTCCTTATCTCCCCACATACACACGTTAAACCAatgtttaaatgaattattacaggtttctgttcattttcagaAACAGGCCGCCCTGCGGCTATTTTCGGAGGCGGGGCCTGCTCGTCCACGCAGGCGGATACCCACCCTGAACATCGCCGAATATCTCGAAATCCACGGACGCGACTTTCGCACCGTCGGCGTCGGCGGACATTGCGAGCAGGACGAGGAGAAGCGCGACGGGAGAGAGGCGTGCGGCGGCCGGGCTGCGGGCCGACACGGACCGAGACGGCATACAGACGGGCCGGGCCTTGCGCATGCGCACTGCGCGGCGAGACCTGCGCCATTCAGCGGGCCATAAACGGAGGTTTATTAGAACGGGGGGAGGGATGATCAGCAGAGGGATCAGCTAAATCATACATTTAGTCGTAGATATTAGcaattgttttgtttaaatgtttttaaaaaatgttaaattgtttaaattatttcACTAACCGTTCTGatctttaaatattttgttcaaaataaattaggatatttttaTCTGTCTGTTTGTTGGTTTAAATCTGTaatttgctttcttttttgcaGTCTTTGCATATGTTGCAGATGACTGTATTTCGTTTACATTAGCCGCCAATAGATGGCGCGAACAGCAACGAAACCGCATGAGCGCGCTTATGTGACGTCACACACAAGAAATCGAAGCATTTAGAAATTTCCTCCCATGTCAATGTCCTACAAGCATACAGATATAAGTACAGAGACAGCAAACAGATTGAACTAATGTAAAAGCCGACCAATGATGTGAGTAGGAGGCTTCTGGGtggtcgcctatgaaccagaagacccaggttcaaatcccacttactaccattgtgtcccttagcaggAGTGGACAaaaatttgctccagggggggactgtccctataactgctgattgtaagtcgctgtggataagggcgtctggtaaatgctgtaaatgtaaatgcttggtTGCTCTGTGTCGCACTGGTGCAACCGAAATTGCGCACACCTGCAAGAAAAGGGCCTGTGTTGCTCCCTTAAACCATCCGGATCGTTGTCTCAGTTCGTCGTGTGCCGTGCAGCTTCTCTTCCCGCCGCACTCACTCTTCCTTCACACACAAGGCCCGGCGGCTGTGTCTCTTTTCGCCGCAGGCTCCTCGCCGTGCGGAGATGCAGCTGTTCAGTGGCGAGTTGGGAGAAGCTCGGCTCCGGCCTCATCTGCAGCGGCATCTGGGTTCCTGTTTGTTTTCCCGCTCCGCCTCGGAAAGCTGTGTCTGGAAAGCCGGTGGGATTTGCCAGGGGCGGCTCCGGAGGGATCACGCGGCCCCTCATCAGTTGCCCGCCCAGGGTCCGGGTCAAAGGGCAGCCACAAGGTCCAGCACGTCCGGCCTGGAAACCCAGAAATCCCAGAAGGAACGCTGTGAACCTACGACGATGATTCCGAAGCTCTTGGTGTGATTTAGACGGAAGCTTCATGGAATACTTGGCCCATATTTGTCCTGCCTCGCGGACCTCAGCTGCTTgcttctgtgtgagtgtgtggcctTGTTTATATATGAGCGTGTGTGCGTCTGTCACACCGGAGAGGATCTCCGAGGAGGGGCCGGAACACAGCTGACAACTTCGCCGCGCGCCTGACATCTGCGCACAACGACGCCACCGTGACCGTAAGGCAACAACACAAACGGCGTGATCGGGGGGGGGGTCAGGCGTGATCCGTCCACTCGCGCTGTTCCCAGACGCTTCGCTCTGCCACGTGTGGTCACCGGCCGCCATCCCGCGTTCACGGGCTCCCGGCCAGCTGGACACGTGACGGCAAGCTCCCCCGCTCCTCTTAATTATGAACTAATCCCCTGATCCGTGACGCTTGACCCGGACAGGCGGCCATTTTGGAGGCGCGGCCGAGGGCCTGTCCTGCCTTGTGTCCCCACGTTAGCCTCCGTCGCTGTGGCACGAAGGGGGCAGGCGGTCCCTGGGTGGTCACCTGACCTTTGCATGCCGCACTAGGGTGCCAGGAGGGATGAGGAGACACAAATGGAGACCTTTGGATTTTTTCTTATGAAATATGTGCATGTATCTGGGTCAATTTTGTCACTAATTGACCTCGATCGGTCGCGAATAAAGCTGGCTGTGATGGATGCCCAGCGCGTGGCTTGATCACTGAGCActgcttgttaaaaaaaactcgCAAGCGCCAGCCAATCAAAGCCATTTGTGACCGCGTTTGCCCGTCACTCAGGTTTTATGCCCGGTTAGGTG contains:
- the LOC114785884 gene encoding uncharacterized protein LOC114785884 isoform X1, which translates into the protein MRKARPVCMPSRSVSARSPAAARLSPVALLLVLLAMSADADGAKVASVDFEIFGDVQGVCFRMYTEDEGRKLGLSGWVKNTRQGTVVGQVQGSPEKVREITTPADMDYDDIIFRGLSGSGRSNGLQLSEELAEQSGQSHLSHRPGRVHQ
- the LOC114785884 gene encoding acylphosphatase-2-like isoform X2 translates to MRKARPVCMPSRSVSARSPAAARLSPVALLLVLLAMSADADGAKVASVDFEIFGDVQGVCFRMYTEDEGRKLGLSGWVKNTRQGTVVGQVQGSPEKVREMKNWLSKVGSPTSRIDRAEFTNEKEISKPEIRGFSTRH